CGGCGCTGACGGGCAAGCTGCACATCTCCAAGATGGACAGCATCCAGGGCCGCCAGACTATGGGCGCGCGGTTCCGCACCTCCCTGTCCCGACCCTGGATCCTTTTGTTCCGCGAGCCCATCGTGTTGCTCATCTCGATCTACATGGCCATCGTGTACGGCACCATGTACATGATGTTCCCGGCCTTCCCCATCGTCTTCCAGCAGGGCAAGGGCTGGAGCCCTGGAGTTGGCGGCCTGGCTTTCATTGGCATCGCCGTGGGCATGATTTTCGCGGTTTCATATGCAATCCACGACAACAAGCGGTACATGGCGGTGGTCAAGGCCCACAACGGTGTGGCCCCGCCCGAGGCTAGACTTCCTCCCGCCATCATCGGGTCGGTCTTGCTCCCCGTTGGTTTGTTCTGGTTCGCCTGGACCAACGGAAACGATGTTCACTGGATTGTCCCCATCATCGGATCGGGGTTCTTTGCTGCCGGGCTTGTCTTGGTGTTTTTGTCTCTGATGGTAAgttttgttgcttttttgACATTTTCACTTAAAAGATGCCCCTCCCCAAAAAGCACCAACGATAACTAACCAAAGATCCTTCCCTCGCACAGGGCTACCTCATCGACTCGTACGTCATCTTTGCCGCGTCGGTCCTGGCCGCCAACTCGGTGCTTCGTTCTCTCTTCGGCGCCGCCTTCCCCCTCTTCACGAGCTACATGTACCGTGACCTGGGCATCCACTGGGCGTCGTCGGTGCCCGCCTTCCTCGCGCTGGCGTGCCTTCCTTTCCCGTTCCTCTTCTACAAGTACGGCGAGCAGATCCGGTTGCGGTGCAAGTACGCGGCCGAAGCGGCCGAGGTGCTCAAGCGCATGCGCGAGAGCAACGTCGAGGtgggcgaggacgaggccaTCGCCGAAGCCGACGAGCTCGAGAGGCAAAAGACGCTCGAGCGTCAAAAGACCCAAGAGAGGCGCCGGTCGTCGCTGCTGAGCCCGCTGAGCAGGGCAGGCACTGGACGCGCCTCGGCTATGCCGTTTGTCGACACCGGTGTCGAGAGCCCAGTCGAGAGCACAGTCGAGGGGTCGGAGAAGATTACCGAAAAGGATGTGAACGCCAAGGCGTAAAGAAAACCCCGAGTCAATTGATTTGGGACATCCTTATTTTCTTGGAAATATgtcttttaatttttttttgcatataCAAAGGCGTTGATTGGATTTGTTACGATGATGAAGTGGCGACAACACCAAGCATTATATCTGCGTTGGGGCCCAAAGAGCATAATAGATTACAAAAGTAATATAAAGATATAAAGTATGATATATTAATTACATACCTACGTCCATAACCTTGCCTACCAATCCATGCGTGTGTAAATTTAGCAGTCTTGATTGCTGCAGTCTAGTTAAGATCAACGCCAGCACTGACTTGTGCTTACCTTCAATTACCTGGCAAGCTGGGTACGTCCCTATTCGAAATCACAGCCGACTATGACTTGCCTGCCCCACCTCATCTAGGCGAGTTGGAACTGTGAACAAAATCTTGGCGGGGATCTTATGTGCGTGTCAGTCAAGCCACTGACTTGTCACGAGACGCCTGCAAACGTCTTCTACGATTTCCTCAAACGTCGGAGTCTCCGAATTTTGATTTGGTGTTAGTTAGCTATCCTCGACATTGATTTTGCCCAGGTTTTCCTGCGACGGGCGCACTTGTCATTCTATAGATTGCCAGATTTCCCCCAActtgtttgtttttgatttgaaattttttatttattttcatTTTGACTCTTTCTTCCTCCATCTCAACCCATTCTCTCACCACGACCCAATCAAACTTGGGGCAGCCGGCGCGTTCACTCCGCTGAATAATTAAACTTTTGGCGATTACAGCGCCCGTGTTGAGGCGCAACCCGGCAACCCCCGTCTCGGTTGGCAACGGTCCGATCTTCAGGAGCCCCGAccatttttctctctttgacGGGAATTGTCTTCCGCCCTTTGACAGGCGCCCGAAGTCACCGGAAATCACAAAAGAGATTGGATGAAAAAGAATCTGTGACTAGATCTAGAACCAGTACCACCGTTCTTAAATGCCCCGCCCGAGGAAGCCCGGGGCGCCGAGTCCGAAGCGGCGTAGCAGAAATGGCTGTTGGTACGCAAACTCTGTTGCGGCCCAATTGAATTGTTTTCACTCTCAGGCATCGCTGATGTTTACGTCTCTTTCGCGGTCTTCCGTTTCAGGCCGTGCAAATCtagaaaaataaaatgcGACGAGGCACGACCGATTTGCGTCAAGTAAGTCAATCACATTTTCCTACCTACTAGGTACCTTTTATAATTACCTATTTACATGCAAAGTTATGCGCCGGGTTGTATTGTCATTTCCATGTTCCATCCATTGCCCTGCCTAGCTAGTATCCATCATCAGAATCCTGACACTACTGTTGAAGCTGCTCCAAGGCATCAGTGACATGCGACTACAGCATTCGTCTCAACTGGGAAGGTAGGCGAACGAAGCAGGCTGATACACACACGCCTGAGTCCCAAGATGAGTCGACAGGCGGCCATCATGGGCCTACCACACCGTCAGTGTACGCGGATAGCTCTGCTTCATCACCAGGCCTCAGCAGTGTCGGTACGCCTGGGTGGTTTTCGACGTGGCAGGTGAATGGGGTAGACGACCAGCCGAGCAGGCCGCGGAAGAGAGTTCGAGTAGATGCGGACGCTTCAATGGCGGGCGCGCTCTCCTCGCCGTCCATGTCCTCACCTGCCAACAGTCCTGTCCCTCCACTTAGGCCGACGTCCACGGGCCACCATTCCCGTCGACTTTCAGTCAACTCTCTCCTCCTGGGGCCTCCTGGACCCCTGGAGAATATTGGCCCGATAATACCCAGCTTCCCCGCAGGAGAGAAGATCCTGTCCCCCATACAGGCCGGCTCGGACGACTCTTACACCTGTTATGGGATCGACCGAGGGCTCGTGGATCTGGATGTCATCAAGAATGACGACTTCAACGCCATTTCTAGGACCTATCCCCAGGACGTGGACGAGATCGTCTGTCTGCTGGAGCAGCTCGGAAGGTCTACTGACAGTCGCAGCACTCAACGGTCAAAGCATCAACCGCATGCGCGTGATGAAAATGGTCGTCCGTTAGAGGGCCATCATTATGCCAAACCGGTCGTGGTGCGGATCCCACGAAAGCTCGAGCCGTTGCCGTCAAAGTATGTAGATGTAAATCTGTTGTCTGCCCGGAAGTAGCCGGGTAAACTTGTCAGCAGTTAAAAGGCTGGAATTACGAGGCAACAGCAGTGCTAACAAGGATTTGATTCTTACTTAGACTATTGGGCAATCCTATGAATATGATGGTGAGTAATACCTATGGAACGTCGGTGGATGTTCTGCTTCGCATATCAACCTGCTGGCATCTGGGATTTGTGCTGACGCTTAGATGAACATGTAGTATTTTGTACGTTCCTGTGTAGTTCCAAGGGTTTCATGAGACTTGGGACAACTCAACTAATCTGTAACTACTGCCAGCATCACTTTCTCAATCATACTGCAgaaggtaaaaaaaaaataaaaaaaaaaagagtccatGGTATCCTGCGGCTCGAAGGAAGCGATGTACTAAGAGTATGCTTTTTTAGTTTTGGTTCCGTTTGACGGACCACAGTCGAACCCGTTTCGCACAATATTGCCCCGATTGGCAGTCAAGAATGACCACCTTCTCAGCCTAATGCTTGCATATTCTGGTACTAAAAACCCTCCAATACTTGATATGCCCTCTTACACCCCCACCCGACTGACAATAGGAAACATCCACAACCTCGACATGCACAGCATCCCACCGCGCAAAGCTCGTCTGTCAGCCCGAGCCGGCAACCCGCATCGCCCTCTGGGTGCAGGACATCTTCCCGGCCCTGCGCTCGGCCCTCAACGACCCGAACCAGAGCATCTCAAACACAAACGTCGCGACGGCCATCATGCTCGCGTCGGTCGAGATCATATCCCCGACGGCCTTCGGGTACGCCATACCCTGGCAGCGCCACCTGGCCCTGGCCCGGGACCTCATCACGGCCCGGCCGGGAGGGCTGCGCTGGTCCCGCTCCGTCGGCAGCAGcaccgctgccgccgagCATGACGAGATCCAAATGTGCAACTTCCTCTGGAGCTGGTTCGCCTACCTCGACGTCCTGGGCAGCCTctcgggcggcggcgagcgcGACGTCTCGTCGGCCTGGATTCTGGATTACAAAGTCTACGCccccgaggacgacgacgagatcGACTGCATCATGGGCTTCTCCACCGGCTGTATCTACATCCTCGCCAAGATTGCTGAGCTGGCCCgccaggagaagaaaaaacagcagcagcagcagcagcagcagcagcgcgcgGCGAGTATAAAAGGAGCAGCCCCCTCCCAGACGCCATGGCAAACCATCCCCGACGAAGCAACGCTGGCTGCTGCCCGCGAGCTCGAGCGGGACCTGGCGCGGTCCATCGCGCTCCCGCCGCGGCCGTGCCCCCACATCATGGGCACCCCGGACGTCGCCCACTGGAACCCGGGCGAGATATCGGCCGTCAACCGGGCGTACCACCACGCCGGCTCCGTGCACCTGCAGCGCCGGGTCCTGGGAAAGCCCGCGTCGCATCCGGACGTGTGCAGGCCCGTCGGGGAAATCGTGCGCTGCCTGGACGAGATCTCGAGGGGCGGCACCGCCGAGACCAGCATGCTCTTCCCCCTGTTCACGGTGGGCTGCGAgacggacgacgaggaccagAGGCGCGTCGTGCTGGACCGGGTCACCTGTATCGAGAGGACGGGGATGGAACAGGTGAGCTTattccttcttttctttcttttgcgtCTTTCCCCTGTGACCTGATACTGTGTGTTTTCTTGTTACTGGTGATCTTTCACCATTTCTCTCCGTAACAAACAGCCCGGACATCAGAAACTGACAGACAACCTTGATACCGCATAGAACCGGCGGGCCAGGGAACTCATGCAAAGGGTATGGAGGACGGGCCAACCTTGGGAGACACTGTTGACGACCGAGTTTATTGGTTAACACATCGAAAAACATACTTAATTAAAAACAACACGTCATTGATGACGGCGAACTCAAAGACGATAGCTTGTGACAAATGAACAGACTTGTAGCTTGTATTATGCTGCTGGGATGTGCGCCATGGAGTGTTGATGCTGTATAATATTCTGTTAGTAGGCATGAGTCGAATAGGCGATTCGCTTGCAAATGTGCTACTTCTAGTAGCTGATTTTTCGCTTGCTCGTCGATAACCAAACCATCACAACATAATATCAGGCACTATCCATTACCAATATTGTGGTTGATTGATTTAATATAACCAAGCTATAGCTGATCCTTTCCACGGTCGTTGCCATCGATAAGTAGCTTAAAAGCCACGCCTAGGACGTCCAGAGCGACAACAAAGGGCCTTCTTCCCAGGTCTACTACGAATAGAAACTGTTTGCCACCCATGGTAGATGGCCTTGAATGCCTCTTTGCCATGAAATCGCTTGATATCATATCCCGGTAAGCGGGCCGGAGCAAGCTCAAAAGAGCTCTTCGTCCAGACTATCAATCACTCGCCAACCGCTGGAGTCTTGGGTTTGGGCGCCGGAGTCATCCACGAAAAGGCCGATGCGCCGCCGACAGGGTTCGCTGACCTCGGCAGCGTGGCTGACGAGCTCCGAGACTCAGAGTTAACCGCACCACCGAGCTTCCCGTCTTTGAAACTCGAGATGCTCCCACTGATGCTGCGCTTCTCCCAGCGAACTGTGTGGGTGCTGCTAGTCATCGACGTATTCTCGGTAGCGCTCGTCGCAccagaagcagcagcagcagcagcgctcTTCCGCCGGTGCTCGCCGCTGCTTCGTGACGATGTCTGCGGCGGTGGTTCGTAGGATTGGCCTGTTCGGGTGGATGAAGACGTCGTATTGCCGCCACCAGCAGCCGACTTGCTGGGCTTCAGGACCTTCATACGGCTGCGCCCGGCTGGTTGGTAGCCGCTCAACCCATTCTCCCCACGCTGAGCTGCGGCTCCATCACCTCCGCTTCCATTGACGGCGGCCGCTCCCTGTCGCCAAGAACCCCATATGCCCGGTGTAGACTCTGTAGTTGAACGGCGAGTGTTGTGGTTGGTGTCCGAGGACGATAGCGATGGCTCGTCCTTGCCACTGCTGGTGCTCCTTCCCTTGGTAGACGGTTGTTCGCTCTCTGCGCCACTTTCAGAATGTGTGCTGGACCCAGTAACATCTCTTTGCTGCTGATAGGGAGGAAGTGCGAGCGGCGACATGGACCTTTGTCCGTGAAGGCCGTCTTGCGACTTGCTGTCCTTCCCGGCCGGCTGCTGGTTGACGGTAGCTGCGGGCTGTCGTGGAGGAGAAGACTTCGCACCGTTGCCCAGAACGAACTCGGGCGCAGAGGCGTTGAGTTTAGGTTTCTCAGGGACGATGTTGACCGTGGTCAAGAAACGAAACAGAGAATCATCCTCCGGCCTCACGAAAGGAACTGATAGCTTGTCCCGGTTGCTGCTGTACAATGTCATCAGGTTCTGCGAGAACAAGAGATCGGCGCTGTGGGCCCGGAGGGCGTCGGTTCCAATGAAGATGCGAATCGATTTCTTGCTCTCGGGGCTTTCAGGAACGTCTAGGCCCGTTATCTCAAAGTTGACCGTCATGTTGGGTATATGCGGCACCGGACCTGGTGACCGTGTCGAGTTCGACTGGCTAACAATAGCCTCGGCGAGATAGACCGTGAGTGTCAAACGACTGATGCCATCCGCGCCTTTATGAATATCGCTAAGCAGGTCGAGCTCCTTGGCAAGAGAGTAATCCAAGGTAGATCTTTGTGCCCCTGAGCAGACGTCGGCATATAGCAAAGTGTTGTGGGCAAAGTTTTCGGTCAGCCAACACCTCACAATGGCGGGTACCGATCCCAAGACAAATAAGCCAGGGGGCGGCTCAGGTATCTCAACTGGCGAATCCTCCTCCCGTGCCCCGAATACCGAGTTGGTGTCAAGGTGGCCCAAACTACTACCTCGGCCAGACGCCACTGAGTGAACAGAATGGACAGAGTGGCCTGCAGAGCTATGCCTTCCGTCCGACTTGTGTGACAGGGACCGCTCCATCATACCGAAGCCACTGGTCGGTCTGATTGGGGCAAAATCGCCCGCCTGGCGAGTGCTCTGGCCCCAGCCGGAAGCCTGCAGCGCACTCTCATCAAAGCGGACACTGTTGGCACGTGATGCCGCGCCGCGCCGAACCGGCTCGTCCTCAGCATCCAGGTGCAGGGAGCCAAGCAGATTCTGGCCGTGCTCGTCAAAGTCGTCGAAAACATCAGCGTGCGAAATTTGCAGAGGACCTAGCAAGATGCAATTAGACTCGGTCTGCCTATCGGTGCATGGAAACGCTCAGAGAGAGACCCTGCGGAAAGAGTGTGTATACGCACCATGCTGGGGCGTGCCACTCAAGGCACTCGGGAACTGCGGCGTTGCCCATACGGATTTAACCGCAGCGTCCTCAGCCAGGCGCTTCTCTACCCTCATAAGCCTCTCAGCATGGCTGTGTTGAGTGACCTGCAGTTGCTTCACCTCCATCTGGACATTGTAAAGGTCGTCCCGGGTGGCGGCGAAGCGGGGATCCATTCCCAGCCGGCTAGGGAGCTTGACTTCGGGCTCGTATTCGAGGCTCGTAGGAATGAAAGTAATAGCAGAAGCAAGGCGACGGTGGGCCACGAAGCCGATGTTGCGAGTTGTCAGGCACCGAATCGTTGGGGGGAGCACCCTATGACTGGCTGGCTGGATACGTGTGCAAAGCCTGCGATCCCGGCAACTCGACTCTGATCCTAAGGGTCCGCCACCCGCAACATCGCACGCAACGACCTCGTGGTCCCTCGGCGATGTCGCAACAATACAGATGTTTCACGGCGTACGCTTTTGGAGGTCAGGGTGTGTCGGGATCGCGGGATTCGTGGCTTATTTAGTCCAGGAATTTATCGAGGCGAGGTTAATCCACCCAAGGATTCGGCAATTGAGCACGCTATTCTGATCTCCAAAGGTTGTGCAGTCGATAAAGAGCGTATTGGAGCCGAGGATATTTATTTGGGATGGCTGCTATGctatgggggggggggggggcggtaAATGCCGGTACGTGTTAAACTTGTGGTGGCTGAGTGACGTTGGAGATCGAGATTCCGACAAGGGTAGAAATGTTCGAGCGATATGTACGCGTGGGTCGGTGCTTGCGAGGAATCGAGGATCACAGCTGTATCAAGCAAAGGGACAGCGTCACGGAATCTGTCGGCGAGGCAGATAGTCGATCGAGAAGGTCGATGGGTGTGGTCTGGCTGAGAGTCAAAATTGGTCTATTGCTGTTTCCAGGCGTGGACCGAATAACAATTGGCCGTCGTCAGGTCGAGTGCTGATCGGCAAGATTGATTGATAGAGTGGAACACCAAAGCGAGGAGATCGGTATTGTGCGTTTTGCTGTTGTGCTTCCTCTGATTGCGGTAGTCCGCCGGCAGTGACAATTAaggtgcctaggtaggtaggtagcctgGAAGAATTTGGTGATGGGAATGGATGGTCGGTTGGTTGGAGTCGTTGGTAGATTTGGGGGTGGTGGTAATGCACTGTCACAAGGTGTGGTGGAGTTTTGTGTGGAATTAATGGAATGCGTTAGTCTGGTAAATTGATGCGGGCCAGGAAAGAAAGCATTGACAGACGGCGTGCTTCTGCAGCGAGCAATCTCCACGGCGTTGGAGGCTTGCTAAACCAAAAAATCCTACGGTCTTAAGGTTTCGATCGAAAATAAAGATTTTGTTCGTATTAACAACTAATTTTTTAGGCCCATGAATATTCATGGGAGCCACCTGTGCATATTAGCCAATAGAAGAGAGCATTAAAGCATGTGCAAGGTATGAGTTGGTCGTACATAATTTACTCTGGGAAACACACACCGACAACACACTCAAACATGATTTACTGCTGTTGCTGGCGAACTGGGTGTTGGCTGACCCCCCACCCCtagcaaggtaaggtacctccTTCGTACCATAGATGGACGACTGGACCGTGCCCCGCGAGGCGGCTCTCGGACGGTTCGCACTGATGCGGGAAGCAAAGCAGCCATCGTGCTGCATTTGCGTTTCGTCTTTGGTGACGAGGTGGCACTCCATCTTGGTAATGATAACGTTTCTGCAAATAGTCTCCTGATTAGGGATTTGCCGGCATATGATCCGTGGCTCACCTCGCACCGCACCTGACTGTACCTGACCTATTTTAACATGCAACCAAGCGACAGGGAAATCAAAAACGTTgcattgaaaaaaaaaaaaaaaaccatagtTAGAAGTGGATTTATCTGCAGGTTCCAAACAACACCAATGCCTGCTGGCTGGTAGGGTAGGTACTCAGGTAGGCAACGTTATGTAATCTAATAATATACATGATGCAAGATGATGGTAGGTAGCACCGATATATCCGATCGCATCAACCCTAACCCCCCGGTTCCACCCTTTAGCTCCAGGGCGCCACCCGCCACTCGGGTAGCACATGACCCTCCCCATTACCCAGCGTCGCAATCTCGGGGATGATATGTGGTCTCACAGCATCGTAAAACACCCGGTATGCCTCCCCGCTCATGTGCAAACCGTCGGGAAGCAGGTTCTCCAGATGACCACATAGGCCACACCCTGGGTCCCCTAGCAGTGCATCGCCCACCCCGTAGAACCCGGGCGTTTTAGCTACAGCTACGTCCATGAGCTCCTTCCACAGATCGATGAGCACCACGCCGCTAGGTGCCAACTCGCCGGCCAACTCGCGGGCCGCGGCCGAGTAAGAAGCCGATACTCTTGCGCGGCGCGAGGGCCCGTCGCGGCCGTTGGCGCGGTCGATGGCGCCGAGACGAATCTCGTCcaggggcggcggcgtcacAAGGAGGATCTTGGGCTTATGGGCGACGACGTGCGGGTGCGTGACGATGGCGCGCAGGTTGGTCTTGTACTGACCAAGGTCCACGTGCTGGTTATCGACAGGCGAGGGCAAGGCTGCGTCGTTGGCTCCGAGGAGGACGACCAGGTACTTGAGCTGAGGGCCTGCCGAATGAGGAGCCTGGATAATTTCAGGTAGAATCTTGAGAACCTGCGAGGTATTGTAGCCCGAAAAACCTCTGTTTATGACATCATATCGCCGCTGGCAGTCTTTTCCGGAGAGTATGCCGCATTATCAGCTTCAAAGGTCCGGGTTGGGCCTGTATGGTGTTGATGTCGCTCATTTGCAACAGTAGCCCGACGGCATGGAACATTGATCCCACTCACGATTTTGCAGTGCTCCTTGGAAAGAGAATCCGCCCTGAACATCGGATGCGCCCTGAAAGAGCGAGTCTCCAAGAAGAACCACTTGGGGCCAAGGTGCCTAACAGCGCATGTTAGTCAATTCTCACGATATAGTCACCATGACTATCTAGATATCTCTCTTGGATTAAAACTATCTAGTAACTTACAGCCATTGCGCAAATTTGCAAACTTCAAAAAAGTCACCACCGAGTCGATAGACAGCGAAAATCTATGTCAGCAATCACAGGGACACGAAACAAATTATGCCGAGGAAGCAATTAACCTCAGCCGTGGAAAAGGACGACCGACACAAAGATTAGACTATTGTTTTAGCCGGCAAGCTTTCATTCAAACGGCAGGCACAGCACTGTTCGTCTATGCAGGCCCGTATTAACCAAGGTAGAGTACTGACTACTGTAGGTCAGCCCCCAGCACATGCAAGTCTGCGGGGCTGCCTCATCCCAGCCAAGATGATGGATATCAGTACTATGGCAGCCATTACGTGGAACACATCAAGAAGCTCGAGTGACTTTGAGTACAAAACAAACTCCTTACTGCCGAAATCACCGGCAAAATAAAGGGAGAAAATTGCGCAGAGTTTACTTTTCATAGTCTAATTGGCACCAGTAGTAGAGTGTTTAAGAAATGCGTCCCCAAGACAAGCACATGATGTTGACCCAAGCGTCTGGTGGAGAAGCAACTGAACTTCCAGGGTGTTTGGTGGGTCGTCGAAAGCTTGAAGAAACCAGCGGGCAAGGTGACGTCCAACAAACATTCAGCAAACTTCCCAAGCATCCGCCCAACACCACTTCGGTCTGTCCAAA
The Pyricularia oryzae 70-15 chromosome 1, whole genome shotgun sequence DNA segment above includes these coding regions:
- a CDS encoding fluconazole resistance protein 1, whose amino-acid sequence is MASNSPSRSSVSSKTATEAMDAESLRMRPQTGHFSLVFHPSGINAETLNHPYWGDGTEDSPFVVDFLPVDAYNPTTYPGWKKWCITLLHAFATLAVSFVSSAYSGGAAEIIKEFHVSTTVSILGISLFVVGFAVGPLIWAPLSESFGRQILFFGTYAALTAFNAGAVGAPNMTALVVLRFFAGAFGSSPLTNSGGVIADMFSAEERGMATAIFAAAPFLGPSLGPIAGGFLGEAAGWRWIMALMAIFTGVMWIVVSLLVPETYAPVLLRKRAAKLTALTGKLHISKMDSIQGRQTMGARFRTSLSRPWILLFREPIVLLISIYMAIVYGTMYMMFPAFPIVFQQGKGWSPGVGGLAFIGIAVGMIFAVSYAIHDNKRYMAVVKAHNGVAPPEARLPPAIIGSVLLPVGLFWFAWTNGNDVHWIVPIIGSGFFAAGLVLVFLSLMGYLIDSYVIFAASVLAANSVLRSLFGAAFPLFTSYMYRDLGIHWASSVPAFLALACLPFPFLFYKYGEQIRLRCKYAAEAAEVLKRMRESNVEVGEDEAIAEADELERQKTLERQKTQERRRSSLLSPLSRAGTGRASAMPFVDTGVESPVESTVEGSEKITEKDVNAKA